Proteins from a single region of Oryza brachyantha chromosome 6, ObraRS2, whole genome shotgun sequence:
- the LOC102712452 gene encoding anthocyanidin 5,3-O-glucosyltransferase-like, with product MAAARRVVLFPSLGVGHLTPMLELAAVCIRHGLAVTVAVPDPAITAPAFSATLREYASRLPSLSVHFLPPPPAHHLLSPDAHPLVRMLAVLRALASAALRDLLRGPHAAQALVADMFSVYAIDVAAEVGVPGYLLFCTGAANLAVFLRLPHLCSGSGGSLRELGDKPVSFPGLRPLPASHFPDEVLDRGTDISAAMLDAFDRMADARGILVNTFEALESTGVAALRSGRCLPNRATPPVYCVGPLIANGDAEEERHQCLAWLDAQPERSVVFLCFGSRGALSPEQVREMATAIERSGQRFLWVLRAPAGASATEPDAALALLPDGFLARTADRVFVVTASWAPQVAVLQHASTGAFSTHCGWNSTLEAVAAGVPMVCWPLDAEQWMNKVFIVEEMKVGIEVRGYKPGVLVRADIIDATVRRIMEPEERQGVLEKVMAAKESAAAAWKEGGSSCVAFGEFLKNMEEDNVAMAHSSQVHVLKQTSTPSV from the exons ATGGCGGCTGCCAGAAGAGTGGTCTTGTTCCCCAGCCTTGGCGTGGGCCATCTCACCCCCATGCTGGAGCTCGCCGCGGTCTGCATCCGCCACGGCCTCGCCGTCACAGTCGCCGTCCCTGACCCGGCCATCACCGCCCCCGCCTTCTCCGCCACCCTCCGCGAGTACGCGTcccgcctcccctccctctccgtcCACTTcctacctcctcctcctgcacaCCACCTCCTGTCCCCCGACGCTCACCCGCTCGTCCGTATGCTCGCCGTCCTCCGAGCCCTCGCGTCCGCCGCCCTCCGGGACCTGCTGCGTGGCCCCCATGCCGCTCAGGCGCTCGTCGCCGACATGTTCTCCGTCTACGCcatcgacgtcgccgccgaggtcgGTGTCCCGGGGTACCTCCTGTTCTGCACCGGAGCCGCCAACCTCGCCGTTTTCCTCCGTTTGCCACATCTTTgctccggcagcggcgggagcTTGAGGGAGCTCGGCGACAAGCCCGTGTCGTTTCCCGGCCTGcgcccgctgccggcgtcgcACTTTCCCGATGAGGTGCTCGACCGGGGGACGGACATAAGCGCCGCAATGCTGGACGCGTTCGACCGAATGGCGGACGCGCGCGGCATTCTGGTGAACACCTTCGAGGCGCTGGAGAGCACCGGCGTGGCTGCGCTGAGAAGCGGCCGCTGCCTGCCCAACCGCGCCACGCCTCCGGTCTACTGCGTCGGGCCACTGATTGCcaacggcgacgcggaggaggagaggcacCAGTGCCTCGCGTGGCTGGACGCGCAGCCGGAGCGCAGCGTCGTGTTCCTCTGCTTCGGGAGCCGCGGCGCGCTCTCTCCGGAGCAGGTCAGGGAGATGGCCACGGCAATCGAGAGGTCCGGGCAGAGATTCTTGTGGGTGCTgcgcgctcccgccggcgccagcgccaCTGAGCCGGACGCGGCGCTGGCTCTTCTTCCCGACGGATTCTTGGCCCGCACCGCGGACAGGGTGTTCGTGGTGACCGCGTCCTGGGCGCCGCAGGTGGCAGTGCTGCAGCACGCGTCGACGGGCGCGTTCAGCACGCACTGCGGATGGAACTCGACGCTGGAAGCCGTCGCAGCCGGCGTGCCGATGGTGTGCTGGCCGCTTGACGCAGAGCAGTGGATGAACAAGGTGTTCATCGTGGAGGAGATGAAGGTTGGCATCGAGGTCAGAGGGTACAAACCCGGGGTGCTTGTCCGCGCCGACATCATCGATGCCACCGTGAGACGGATCATGGAGCCGGAGGAGCGGCAGGGAGTCCTGGAGAAGGTCATGGCGGCGAAGgagagcgccgcggcggcgtggaagGAAGGGGGCTCATCGTGCGTCGCGTTCGGTGAATTTCTCAAGAACATGGAGGAGGACAATGTTGCCATGGCACATTCCAGCCAG GTACATGTCCTCAAGCAAacttctactccctccgtctaa